The genome window CGGATGGGAAAACGCGAAATCTTCGGCAGTGAAGCCGCGCGCTTCCAGCAGGGCGATTGCCAGCGCATCGCCAAGCACCAGCGAGGCGGTGGTGGACGAGGTGGGTGCAAGATTCAGCGGGCAGGCTTCATGCGCTACCCGTGCATCCAGATTGGCTTGCGCTGCCTGGGCCAGCGGCGAATCCGGATTCCCGGTCATGCTGATTAACTGGATGCCCAGCCGCTTGATCAGCGGCAGCAAGGTGATAATTTCGGCGGTAGAGCCGGAGTTGGATAGCGCCAGCACCACGTCATCGCGGGTAATCATGCCCATGTCGCCGTGACTGGCCTCGGCGGGGTGAACAAAAAAAGCCGGCGTTCCGGTGCTGGCAAGGGTGGCGGCAATCTTGTTGCCGATATGCCCGGATTTGCCCATGCCAACCACCACAACCCTGCCGCGGCACGCCAGCAGTAATTCGCAAGCGCGCACGAAATCGGCGTTGATACGCTCGAACAGCGCTTCAATTGCTTCCAGTTCGAGGCGAACAGTTCGCTGGGCAGACTGAATCAGGGCGGTGGACTGGGTCATGGGAGAGGTGCGCATCAGGTCGAAGACGAAAGATTATAACGGTATTACGCAGATACCTCACGCGCCGGACCGTTGCTGCGTTTTTTTGCTGAACGCTAATCTATGGCCATGCAACGTCCCGGATGTTTTGGGATGCGGCGAGGTCAATGATATATTGCGCCGCTTGTTCGGCGGTCTGGTTGAATTGGGCTGTGCCTTGGCAGAATTGATTCCGGCTGCCGTTCTCAAGGAGTGGAAAGATGAGTGCCGAAAGTGAAAACGCAGTCGAGCTGAGGGGGGTGACCTTCAAGCGCGGTTCGCGTGCCATCTTTGAAAATATCGATATTGTTATTCCGCGGGGCAAGGTTACTGCCATCATGGGCCCCTCGGGTTGCGGGAAAACGACTTTGCTGCGCCTGATCGGCGCGCAATTGATGCCCAGTAGTGGTGGCGTCTGGGTCAATGGCGTGAATTTGCCCGCGCTTTCGCGTATCGAACTTTTCGATATGCGCAAACAGATGGGCGTGCTGTTTCAGAGCGGTGCATTGTTCACGGATCTGGATGTGTTCGAGAACGTGGCCTTTCCTTTGCGCGTGCACACCAAGCTGCCGGAGGAGATCATTCGTGACATCGTTCTGATGAAACTGCAGGCAGTCGGTCTGCGCGGTGCCATTGATCTGATGCCGGATGAGCTTTCCGGAGGCATGAAGCGTCGGGTAGCACTGGCCCGCGCGATTGCACTGGATCCGCAGATACTCATGTATGACGAGCCTTTTGTAGGTCAGGACCCTATCGCCATGGGTGTGCTGGTACGAATGATTCGTCTGCTCAATGATGCGCTGGGCATTACCAGCATCGTGGTCTCCCATGACCTTGCCGAAACGGCGAGCATTGCGGACTACATCTATGTGGTGGGCGATGCCAAGGTGCTGGGCTTTGGCACACCGGATGAACTGATGAATTCGCAGGATCCACAGATCCACCAGTTCATGAAAGGTACCCCCGACGGGCCGGTGCCGTTCCATTTCCCGGCGCCGGATTACCGTAGCGATTTGTTGGGGCAGGGTTGATGCGCAAAACTTCTATCCTCGAAAGGCTGCGCCTGGTTGGCCGCACGGGCATTGATATCGTCGAGTCCCTGGGCCGCTCGGGCATATTCCTGCTGCGTGCCTTGCTGGGGCGTGGCGGTCTGGGTAACGGCTTCAATCTGCTGGTAAAACAGTTGTTCTTTGTGGGCGTCCTGTCGCTGCCGATCATCGTGGTGGCCGGCTTGTTCATCGGTATGGTGCTGGCGTTGCAGGGCTACAATATTCTGGTCGATTACGGCTCCGAGCAGGCGGTCGGGCAGATGGTAGCCCTGACTTTGCTGCGGGAACTGGGTCCGGTGGTCACCGGGTTGCTGTTCGCCGGGCGGGCCGGCTCCGCTTTGACTGCGGAAATTGGCAACATGAAGTCAACCGAGCAATTGTCCAGTCTGGAGATGATTGGCGTTGACCCGCTGAAATACATCATCGCGCCGCGCCTGTGGGCGGGCTTTATCTCGATGCCTCTGCTGGCCGCCATTTTCAGCGTTGTCGGGATCTGGGGTGGTGCGATGGTCGCCGTGGACTGGCTGGGCGTCTACGATGGCTCATTCTGGGCAAACATGCAGAACAGCGTCGAATTCACTGAAGATGTGCTTAACGGCATGATCAAGAGTGTGGTTTTTGCCTTTGTGGTGACCTGGATTGCCGTGTTTCAGGGTTACGATTGCGACCCGACCTCGGAAGGCATCAGTCGCGCGACAACCAGAACCGTGGTTTACGCTTCACTGGCCGTATTGGGCCTGGACTTTATTCTCACTGCCTTGATGTTTGGAGATTTTTGATGCAAACCCGCACTCAGGAAATCGGCGTAGGCCTGTTTATCATGGCTGGTTTTTTGGCCTTGCTGCTGTTGGCTTTGCGTGTCAGTGGGCTGACAGTCGGCAGCGCAGACCAGTCGTACAAGGTCTATGCCTACTTCGACAATATTGCCGGGCTGACGGTTCGCGCCAAGGTAACCATGGCCGGGGTGATTATCGGCAAAGTCACGGCTATTGACCTTGACCATGATAGCTATACCGGGCGGGTTACCATGGAGATCAATGACCAGGTAGATAATCTCCCGGAAGATTCCACGGCGTCGGTGCTTACCGCCGGACTGTTGGGCGAGAAGTACATCGGTATCAGTATTGGCGGCGAAGAGGGAACGCTAAAGGATCAGAGCGTGATTAATGACACCCAGTCTGCGCTGGTTCTGGAAGATCTGATCAGCAAGTTCCTGTTGAACTCGGTTAACAAGAGTGAGGAGAAACAGTGATGGTCCTGCAGCGATATCCGCAGATGTTTCAGGTAGTACGCCGGGCGTTTTTCCTGGTCGTGCTGTCCATGTTGTCCGTTTCAGCCATGGCTGCACCTACGGCGGCCGAGGTGGTCAAGCAGACCACCGACGAGCTGTTGGCGGACCTGAAAGCCAACAAGGAGCTGTACAAGACGGATCCGTCCTCTTTCTATGCGGCGCTGGATCGTATTCTCGGTCCGGTAGTCGATCTTGAGGGTATCTCCAAGGGCGTGATGACCGTGAAATTTTCGCGCAAGGCATCTCCCGAGCAAATGCAGCGCTTCGAACAGAACTTCAAGACCAGTCTGATGCGCTTCTATGGCAATGCCCTGCTGGAGTATGACAATCAGGAGATTATCATTGTGCCGGGCACCGGCAGGCAGGAGCCTGGTCGTGAGTCGGTGAATATGGAAGTCAAGGACAGCAAAGGCACGGTTTATCCGCTGTCCTACACCATGGTTGATCTGGACGGCAACTGGCGGATGCGCAACGTCATTATCAATGGCATCAACATCGGTAAATTGTTTCGGGATCAGTTTGCCCAGTCGATGCGTGAGCATGGCAATGATCTGAACCAGGTGATCGATACCTGGGCGGAAACGGTGTCCAAGGCCAAACAGTCAACCAAGGAACCGGCGTGAGTATTGCCGAAATCGCCGAGGTCGGCTCCGGGAAGCTGCGGCTTTCGGGGGTTCTCGATTTTCGCTCCGGGCCGCAGTTGCGGGTGACCGGAAAGAAACTGATTGGTGAAAGTCAGGCCCAGGAACTGCTGCTTGACTGCAGTGCGGTGGAAAAGTCCAGCAGCGTTGGCGTTGCCTTGCTGCTTGCCTTCATGCGCGATGCCGCTGCCGCCGGGAAAACCCTGAGCATGAGCGGGCTACCTTCAGACATGCGACAGATTGCCCAGGTGTCGGGGCTGGAGGAGTTGCTGCCACTACAGGCTTGAGCATATTCGCCGGTCTGGGCGGTTTTTTGTATGATGGCAGCCCTGCTGGCCTCGGCCATGTTTTGAATTTTCAGACTTCAGCGCGATGTTTTTGCTTTGTGCGCCTGTCAATGGCCGATTCAACCAGCCAGCGATAGCACAATTCAGACGTCCCGGTTGAGGCGCTAAACGAGGTTGAGCATGCAGGCGCATGAAGTAAAGGTTCATCTCCAGGAAAAGTTGCCGGGTGTCCAGGTTGAAGTGGAAGGCGAGGGTTGCAACTTTCAGCTCAACCTGATCGACGATACGTTGGCCGGTCTGAGCCCGGTTAAGCGGCAGCAGCTGATTTATGCACACCTGAACGCCTGGATTGCTGATGGCAGCATCCATGCAGTCACCATGAAATTCTTCAGTCGCGCCGCTTGGGCTGAGCGCGGCTGAGCCCACTGGCAGCGAGAAACCATTCCATGGATAAACTGATTATTACCGGCGGCGTTCCCCTTAAAGGTGAAATTCGCATTTCCGGTGCAAAGAATGCCGCATTGCCTATTCTGGCTGCCACGTTGCTGGTTGATCGACCGGTTACGGTCTGTAACCTGCCGCACCTGCATGACATCACCACCATGATCGAGCTGTTCGGGCGCATGGGCGTTGAGCCGGTGATTGACGAAAAACTGAGTGTCGAAGTGGATGCCAGCACCATCAAGACGCTGGTTGCGCCCTATGATCTGGTCAAGACCATGCGTGCATCGATACTGGTGCTGGGTCCTCTGGTAGCACGTTTCGGTGAGGCGGAAGTGGCGCTGCCCGGCGGTTGCGCCATTGGCTCGCGGCCGGTTGACCTGCATATTCGCGGCCTGGAGGCGATGGGCGCGGAAATTACTGTCGAAGAGGGCTACATCAAGGCCAGGGCACCTGAGGGTGGTTTGCGTGGTGCGCATTTCTTCTTTGACGTGATCAGCGTTACCGGCACCGAGAACATCATGATGGCCGCTGCGCTGGCCAAAGGACGCTCGGTACTGGAAAACGCCGCGCGTGAACCGGAAGTGGTCGACCTGGCCAACTTCATCAATTCCATGGGTGGCAAGGTTAGCGGTGCCGGTACCGACACCATCGTGATTGACGGGGTTGAGCGGCTGGGTGGCGGGCGCTACAGCGTGATGCCTGACCGTATTGAAACGGGTACCTATCTGGTTGCCGCTGCCGCCACGGGCGGGCATGTAAAGCTCAAGGATACCGATCCGGCGATTCTTGAAGCGGTGCTGTCCAAGCTGCAGGAAGCCGGCGCTGAAATTACCACCGGCAAGGACTGGATCGAGCTGGATATGAAGGGCAAGCGGCCGAAAGCGGTAA of Pseudomonas pohangensis contains these proteins:
- a CDS encoding KpsF/GutQ family sugar-phosphate isomerase is translated as MTQSTALIQSAQRTVRLELEAIEALFERINADFVRACELLLACRGRVVVVGMGKSGHIGNKIAATLASTGTPAFFVHPAEASHGDMGMITRDDVVLALSNSGSTAEIITLLPLIKRLGIQLISMTGNPDSPLAQAAQANLDARVAHEACPLNLAPTSSTTASLVLGDALAIALLEARGFTAEDFAFSHPGGALGRRLLLKVENVMHAGDALPQVARGTLLRDALLEMTRKGLGMTVVLEADGRLAGVFTDGDLRRTLDRGIDVRNASIDSVMTSHGKTARAEMLAAEALKIMEDNKINSLVVVDADDRPVGALNMHDLLRAGVM
- a CDS encoding ATP-binding cassette domain-containing protein: MSAESENAVELRGVTFKRGSRAIFENIDIVIPRGKVTAIMGPSGCGKTTLLRLIGAQLMPSSGGVWVNGVNLPALSRIELFDMRKQMGVLFQSGALFTDLDVFENVAFPLRVHTKLPEEIIRDIVLMKLQAVGLRGAIDLMPDELSGGMKRRVALARAIALDPQILMYDEPFVGQDPIAMGVLVRMIRLLNDALGITSIVVSHDLAETASIADYIYVVGDAKVLGFGTPDELMNSQDPQIHQFMKGTPDGPVPFHFPAPDYRSDLLGQG
- the mlaE gene encoding lipid asymmetry maintenance ABC transporter permease subunit MlaE; amino-acid sequence: MRKTSILERLRLVGRTGIDIVESLGRSGIFLLRALLGRGGLGNGFNLLVKQLFFVGVLSLPIIVVAGLFIGMVLALQGYNILVDYGSEQAVGQMVALTLLRELGPVVTGLLFAGRAGSALTAEIGNMKSTEQLSSLEMIGVDPLKYIIAPRLWAGFISMPLLAAIFSVVGIWGGAMVAVDWLGVYDGSFWANMQNSVEFTEDVLNGMIKSVVFAFVVTWIAVFQGYDCDPTSEGISRATTRTVVYASLAVLGLDFILTALMFGDF
- the mlaD gene encoding outer membrane lipid asymmetry maintenance protein MlaD, translated to MQTRTQEIGVGLFIMAGFLALLLLALRVSGLTVGSADQSYKVYAYFDNIAGLTVRAKVTMAGVIIGKVTAIDLDHDSYTGRVTMEINDQVDNLPEDSTASVLTAGLLGEKYIGISIGGEEGTLKDQSVINDTQSALVLEDLISKFLLNSVNKSEEKQ
- a CDS encoding MlaC/ttg2D family ABC transporter substrate-binding protein, with the protein product MFQVVRRAFFLVVLSMLSVSAMAAPTAAEVVKQTTDELLADLKANKELYKTDPSSFYAALDRILGPVVDLEGISKGVMTVKFSRKASPEQMQRFEQNFKTSLMRFYGNALLEYDNQEIIIVPGTGRQEPGRESVNMEVKDSKGTVYPLSYTMVDLDGNWRMRNVIINGINIGKLFRDQFAQSMREHGNDLNQVIDTWAETVSKAKQSTKEPA
- a CDS encoding STAS domain-containing protein, which gives rise to MSIAEIAEVGSGKLRLSGVLDFRSGPQLRVTGKKLIGESQAQELLLDCSAVEKSSSVGVALLLAFMRDAAAAGKTLSMSGLPSDMRQIAQVSGLEELLPLQA
- a CDS encoding BolA family protein, coding for MQAHEVKVHLQEKLPGVQVEVEGEGCNFQLNLIDDTLAGLSPVKRQQLIYAHLNAWIADGSIHAVTMKFFSRAAWAERG
- the murA gene encoding UDP-N-acetylglucosamine 1-carboxyvinyltransferase, yielding MDKLIITGGVPLKGEIRISGAKNAALPILAATLLVDRPVTVCNLPHLHDITTMIELFGRMGVEPVIDEKLSVEVDASTIKTLVAPYDLVKTMRASILVLGPLVARFGEAEVALPGGCAIGSRPVDLHIRGLEAMGAEITVEEGYIKARAPEGGLRGAHFFFDVISVTGTENIMMAAALAKGRSVLENAAREPEVVDLANFINSMGGKVSGAGTDTIVIDGVERLGGGRYSVMPDRIETGTYLVAAAATGGHVKLKDTDPAILEAVLSKLQEAGAEITTGKDWIELDMKGKRPKAVNLRTAPYPAFPTDMQAQFVALNAIAEGTGTVIETVFENRFMHVYEMNRMGSQILVEGNTAVVTGVPRLKAAPVMATDLRASASLVIAGLVADGDTLIDRIYHIDRGYECIEEKLQLLGARIRRVPG